GCCGCTGTCGTAGATCAGTTCGACGTCGGCAACCCCGGCGCGCGGGTCGACCAGCAGTTTTTGGCTGGTGAAGCGGCCACTGAAGAAACCGAAGCGCGAAGCCTGATTCTGGATCAGCCGCTTGGCGTCTTCGTAATGACCGTGATTGAGCACTGCACCGGGCTTGAGCAGTTCCGGTGGCGGTTTGCGAAAGGACTTCAGCGCGCCGGCCGGGCCGTCGATGCGCACCGTGACGTTGCGCAAATGGATCGGTTCGCCGGGGTCGATATTCAGGGTCAGGCGCGGGTTCTTGCCGCCCTTCACTTCGCTGTCGATCTGCGGCTGGTAATAACCCAAGGCCTGGGCGGCCTTGCGCGCCTGTTCCTCGGCACCCCGACTGAAGCGCAGCAACGCTTCCTCGTCACGATCGCCGAGGCTGCCGATATAGCCCTCTATATTGGCTTTCAGTTCATCGTTGGACGGTTTGATCCGCACAGCCAATTCACTTTGCGCCAGCGCCGTGCAGCTGGATAACAGCATGAGCACGCCACTGGTAAATCTTCCTGGAAACTTCATAGGCGCAGATGCTATCACGAGCTTGGGAGCGTGATAGAGCCTGCTGTGCCGGTAAAGTTCGACCTCTATGCCGTTGCTGTTTGCAGGACCTGCGGATTGGCGTGAAAAAACACGTGCTCGCGGATCGGTCCTACGGCCACTTCGCCGATTTCCTCATAACCCTGTCGCTTGTAGAACTCGAGATATCGAGGGTTTCCGGTGTCGAGGACTACACCTTGGGAGTGTTCATCGACCGCACACCAGTTGTGCACCGCTTGTAACAGTTGCTCACCAAAATGTTTGCCCTGGAACTGCGGATGAATCCCCAGCAACGGCAACACGTGGACCGAATCGGTCGGCACGCAGGCGGTCACCGCATCGTGGTATTCGAGGTAACGTCGAGTGCAGCGGAAACCGGTGCTGAGCACCATGCGCAGGCGCCAGGCCCAACTTTCGGTGATGCCCAGGCGTCGTTGCGGCGGCGCGATCAGGGCAATCCCGATCAAACGGTCGTTGACCAACAGGCCGATGGCCGGCAAGTCCTGCAGGAAATGTTGCTTGACCAGTTCACGCACAGTGGCGCGGACCCGCTGTTCATAGCCGGGGCGCTCGGCTTCGAACAGATAACCGAAAGTCGGTTCGTGGCGGTAAGCCTGGTACAGCAAGGAGCGCGCTTCGCGGGAATAGCCGCTGTCGAGCATGTGAATATCGGCAATGGCAGTCGAGGTTTCAGGCATATCGGTATTTCTCCCCGGGGCGCCGTTCAAACGACGGCACTCTTCTGGTTACGAGCCTACAGCGCTGGCACAGTTCCGTGCTGATCCGAATCAGCGTCGTCGCTGATGACGCCATCGCGAGCAGGCTCGCTCCCACAAGGTATAGCCGATAACCCTGAGGGTGCGAGATTGCTCGCGATGGCGCCAGTTCTGCCAACAGATCTTCTGCGGCAAAAGGCGAATCCCCCTACCCCGACACTGGCCCCATTCCTACATGTCAGCTAGCATCGCCCTTTTTCCCAGGACTGCCGACCATGAAGATCGTCTCCTTCAACATCAACGGGCTGCGTGCTCGCCCGCATCAGCTGGCGGCGCTGATTGAAAAGCATCAACCGGACGTCATCGGCCTGCAGGAAACCAAGGTCCACGACGACCAGTTCCCGTTGGCCGAGGTCCAGGCCCTTGGCTACCACGTGTATTTCCACGGGCAAAAAGGCCATTACGGCGTCGCCCTGCTCTCGCGCAAGGAGCCGATTGCCCTGCACAAAGGTTTCGTCACCGATGAAGAAGACGCGCAGCGGCGCTTTATCTGGGGCACGTTCGAAGACGCGAATGGCCTGCCGGTGACGATCATGAACGGCTATTT
The window above is part of the Pseudomonas prosekii genome. Proteins encoded here:
- a CDS encoding GNAT family N-acetyltransferase, with amino-acid sequence MPETSTAIADIHMLDSGYSREARSLLYQAYRHEPTFGYLFEAERPGYEQRVRATVRELVKQHFLQDLPAIGLLVNDRLIGIALIAPPQRRLGITESWAWRLRMVLSTGFRCTRRYLEYHDAVTACVPTDSVHVLPLLGIHPQFQGKHFGEQLLQAVHNWCAVDEHSQGVVLDTGNPRYLEFYKRQGYEEIGEVAVGPIREHVFFHANPQVLQTATA